CCTGGAATCCGCGTAGTTGGGTGTTCTGCCGATCTCCTCGAGCACCGCTCCCCGGATTTTCACCGCTTGCTCTTGTGCACTTCATCGACGTGCAGGTCAGCACCCCGGGTTTCCTTCACCATGCTCACCGCAGCGAAGGAGATGACGCAAAGCACCATGATGTAGATGCCGATGGACGGCGACCATCCGGTTTCATTGAGCAGCATCTGCGCGATGGTGGGAGCAAAAGCGCCGCCAAGGATTGCACCCAGCGCATAGCCGATGGACACCCCGGAGTACCGGACCCGGGCGGGGAACATCTCGGCGTACAGCGCCGACTGCGGGCCGTAGGACAAACCCAATCCGATGGTCAGCACAAAGATGGCGACGGCGAACAGGACGATGTTGGCGGTGTCGATGAGCAGGAACATGGGTACGGCCCAGAGGAACACCCAGGCGTAGCCGATCTGGAAGGTCCGGATCCTGCCGATCCGGTCCGAGAGAATCCCGCCGTACATGGTGAAGATCAGCCAGCCGAAGGATCCCAAGGTGGTGGCCAGCAGCACTGAGGGGCGGTGCATCCCCAGCCCGCCGTCGTCGGCCTTGCCGGTGGCATAGGAAGCGAAAAACGCGATGACCAGGTATCCGGCGGCGTTGTTGGCAATGAAGATCAGGGCGCTGAGGACAACTTCGCGGGTGTTGTGCTTGAACAGCTGGGCCAGCGGCGCGGAGGATTCCTTCTTGCGCTCCTGGATTTCCAGGAAGATCGGGCTCTCATCCACGGACCGGCGGATGAAGTACCCCACCCCGATCAGCACCACGGAGAACAGGAACGGGATGCGCCACCCCCAGGACAGGAACTGCTCTTCGGTGAGGCTGGTGCTGAGCACGTACATGACGAACGTCGCCAGGATCATGCCGATCGGAACGCCGATCTGCGGGTAGGCGCCGAAGAGTCCGCGCTTATTCACGGGTGCGTGCTCCACGGACAACAGGGCCGCACCGCCCCACTCGCCGCCCGCCGAGAAGCCCTGCAGGATGCGCAGCAGCACGAGCAGGATGGGAGCCGCAACGCCGATCTGGGCGTAGGTGGGAACGAGCCCGATGAGTGCCGTCGAAGCACCCATCATCAGCAGGGTGAAGACGAGCATCTTCTTGCGGCCGAGCTTGTCACCGAGGTGCCCGGCGACAACGGCGCCCAGCGGCCGGAACAGGAAGCTGATGCCGATGGTTGCGAAGGACACCACCTGTCCCATCGGTCCTTCGCTGACCGGGCCGAAATAGAGCGTTGCCAGGACCAGGCCGGCTGCCTGGGCGTAGATAAAGAAGTCGTACCATTCGATGGTGGTGCCCACGAGGGTTCCCGCGAGGACCTTGCGTTCCTCCCGTGACATCTTGCCGGCGGCGGGGGCTCCCGCGATGCTGCTGCTCATGAAAAACTCCATTGTTCATCCGGAGGGCTGGAATAACTGAAAGAACGTTCGGTATGTACCTTGCGGATAAGATACCGGAATTGTGACATAAAACACAGGCATGTCCGGAGTGTGACTCGGCGCCGCAGATGCAGCAGCGCCGAAGCTTCAGCGCTATCGCGTCAAATGATCTTTCGGAGCCGGCGCTGGGAGTGCCCGGCAATGAGGAGCCGTTTCCCCGCGTAGGGAACTCCGCCTGTCAGCCGCCAGCCCACCGCCAGCCAGATGCTGACCGCACGCTCCGCCACCCACAGCGGAGCCCACAGAGCAGCGTCCGCCTTGAACACCCGCACTCCGCCCGCCCGGCGCCGGCCAACCTCGGCTGTCATGACGCTGATTGCCGCAACCATCGCCAGCCGTGCCGGTTCCTTCCGGAGCATCAGCAGCAGCGGCAGCAGCGCAGCCTCGGCAGCAAGGCGCCCCGGCTGGGCGAAGTCGTCATAGGCCTGGCGCACCCGCTGGCCCCAGAAGTGACGGGTTGAACAGCAGATCCGGGCGACAAACAGGTCATCCGCCCGAATTTCGCGGCCGCCCGCGGCCCGGATGGTGCGGAGCAGTTCCAGATTTTCGAAGAGGACGTCACCGCTGTAGCCGCCGGCCGCGTGCAGCGTTGACTTGCGGATGGCCAGCGTCCCGGGATAGTCAGAGCCGAGCGCCCTGTTGATCAGTGTTCGGGCGGTATCCCAGCGGGCATGCCACGGTTTTGCGTCCGCGAAATAATTCTGGGGGCGGACGGCGTCGGCGTTTTCGAGCAGCGCGACCACACGCTCGAGAGATTCGCGGGTGTACCGCACATCGTCGTCGGCAATCACCAGGTATTCAAACGCGCTGAGCTGTACCCCCGTCAGCACGCCCTCGACCTTTCCGTTCGCCAAACCCAGCGGATGAGGGCGGCAATGCCGTACAGCGGCGGGGAAAACCTTTGCATGCAGGGAGAACTGGGGGGCAGGAGAACCGTCAACCACCAGGACGGAGATCCACTGGCTCAGCTCTTTCAGATACCGGCAAAGCGAGGCAAGGTCCCCGCCGTCGTTCCATTTGAGCGGCAGGATGTATCCAGCTTCAGCCAGCACCGGACGAACCACAACGCCGCACCTCCCCTGATGAGCCCGCCGCCGGAGCGCTTACAGCCATGTGGATGCCGGGGCCGCCGCCGGACCTGTGGACGGCGGCAGCCCCGGCACCAGCTCTTCAGTTACTCCTTGTGCAGCTTGTCCTGAACGCTGCCCGCCACCTTTTCGACTACGTTCGGCAAATCAGTGGTGCCGTAGTAACGCGCGTCCACCCTGGTGGGAGGGGGCATGGGGGCCGACGTCGTCGGCCCGTCATGGTAGGTGAACTCACCGTGTCCGTCCGGAGTGGGGCCGGAAGCCCATGAACCTTCCGAAGCAGTCTTTCCGTCCGAGAAGTTCAAATACTGGTACGAGACGGAGCGTTCTTCCTTCTTGATCGGGAAGTTGGACGGCACCGGAAGGGATTCAGCGCCTTCGGCCTGGAGCTCCCTGGCCGCCGCCAGCCACTGGTTCTGGTGCATGGTGTCGCGGGCCAGCAGAAAGGACAGAAGGTCCCGGACACCATGGTCATCGGTCATATGGTAGAGCCTGGCAACAGCGAGCCTGCCCTGCATTTCGGCGTTGGCATTCGCCGTGAAGTCGGCCAACAGGTTACCGCTGGCGGTGATGTAGCTGCCCTGCCAGGGATTGCCGTTGGAATCCACCGGACGCGCGCCGGCACCGGCCACGATGGCATGCTGCACGTCCATCCCTCCGACCACCGCCGCCACTGTTGGATCATTCTGGACGGCGTCTTCCGTGATTCCCAGCGGCGCCTTCTCCAGCAGCTGGGCAATCATGACAGCCAGCATCTCCACGTGGCCCATTTCCTCTGCCCCGATTCCGAAGAGCAGGTCGCGGTATTTGCCGGGAATGTGGGTGTTCCAGGCTTGGAATTCATATTGCAGGGCAACCGTAATTTCACCGTACTGGCCGCCAAGCACCTCCTGAAGCTTGCGGGCATAGACGGCGTCGGGCTTGTCGGGCGTGGACTTGAATTGGAGTTCCTGCTTGTGGAAAAACATAGATACCTCCGTGAGGGGTTGGAGCACCCGCTTCGGCACCGCTTTGGCAGCAGGCGAGCCGGTGCGCGTACCCTCAACGTAGCCGCGGCAACCCCCGCAGGGAAGAGTAATCAGCATACTTACTATTGAATTCCGGTGAGTTCATTGGCGATCAGGCGGCCAATTTCCAGCGCTGCCGTGGCCGCCGGAGACGGTGCATTGAGCACGTGAATCTGCCGGGGCGCCCGCTCATACAAAAAGTCATCCACCAGGGTTCCGTCCCGCCGCATGGCCTGTGCCCGCACCCCGGCATGTGCCGGCACGAGGCAGTCATCCGGAAGAGCCGGCACCAGTTCGCGCAGTCCGGCCAGGAAGCGTTTCCGTGACAGTGACCGGGTGGTTTCAGAAAGCCCCACCCGCCAGAACTTTGCTCCCAGTTTCCAGAGCCCCGGCCAAGCGGCGCTGTCCAGCACATCCCGCGGGTTGACCGTCAACCAGGTGTATCCCTCCCGGGCCAGGGCAAAAACGGCATTCGGACCGGCGTGTACGGATCCTGTGGTCATTTTGGTCAGATGAACGCCCAGAAAAGGAAAGGCTGGATCCGGCACCGGGTAGATGAGCCCGTTCACCAGATGCTGTGCCTGCGGAGTTAGCTCGAAGTACTCGCCGCGGAACGGGATGATCCGCACGTCGGGCCGGATTCCGGCCAGGCGTGCAACGCGGTCGCTGTGCAGCCCCGCGCAGTTCACGAACTGATGGCCCCGGAAGGTTCCGGCATCCGTCTCGACGGTGACCCCGCAGGCGTCGGAATGCACAGCCGACACCTCGGCATTGAGGTGTATTTCTCCCCCGGCCTCCCGGATCAGGCGGACCAGCGCTGCGCAGACGCCCCGGTAATCCACAATCCCGGTGGACTCCACCCGCAGGGCCGCGAGGGATTGGACGTTCGGCTCATAGCCGCGCGCTTCTTCCGGCCCAATGAGACGGCAGGGAACACCGTTCTCCATTCCGCGGCGAAGCAGCTCCTTCAGGGCCGGCAGCTGGCTTTCCCGGGTTGCCACTACGAGCTTTCCCGTGATCCGCACATCCACGCCGTGGGTTTCGGCGAAGCCGCGCATGGAGCTGGCCCCGGCGGCGCCCAGGGCTGCCTTCAGGCTTCCCGGCGTGTAGTACAGCCCGGAGTGGATGACACCGGAGTTGTTGCCGGTCTGATGCGCCGCCACGGAACTTTCCTTGTCCAGGACCGTCACCCGGTTGCCCCGCCGGGCAAGTTCAAGTGCCGTGGCCAGTCCGACGATCCCGGCGCCGGCTATTACTGCATGGTTTGGGCCCTGTGCCACTTAGGAGCCGCCGAAGCCGGTGACGGGGTTGATGAGCCCCGGAATCCCGCTGATCCGGCATTGCGCAGTATCCCCGGCCCGGATGTGGACGGCGCCCGGTGTGCCGGTGGAAATGATGTCCCCTGGAAACAGGGGCATGACCTTGCTGTGGAAACTGATGAGGAAGGCCGGGTCATAGCGCATATGGGACACCGTGTTGGTGCGCCGCTGCTCTCCGTTCACCACGGTGGAAACCACCAGGTCCCCCAGCGTCCCCTCCCCCACGGCCTCGGCCAGCGGAACAATTTGGGGACCAAAGGAGAAGAATCCCGGAAAGTTCTTGGCGCGGGTGAGGAACCGCGGATTGCGTTCCAGAATGTCTTCAGCCGTCTGGTCCAGCACCGGCACGAGGCCGGCCGCGTAGGACAGGGCGTCTTCGGGTTCCACATTGCGGCAGTAGCGTCCGATCACCACACCCACTTCCGCCTCCGTGGTGGTGCGTATGCTCTGTTCCGGCACAGGAATGGCTTCTCCGGGACCAATGACGGTGTGGTCGCCCTTAATAAAGGACGCCGGTTCGTCGGGAACAACTTCCGCCAGGTCAGAAGCATGTTCCAGATAGTTCAAACCGATGCCCCAGATGAGCCGCGGATGACGGTAGGGCGCGCCGTAGGTGACGGACCCGGGATTGGTGAAGACGGCGTCGTCCGCTTTCTCCGCCGCGTCCTCCAGGTCCCCCAGCAGTCCGTTGGTCAGCACAGCCAGGAGATCACCGGTGAATCCCGGCAGCAGGTCGCGGACCAATGCCGTGCCGCGCCGTGGATGGACGACGGCGGGCGCTTCCACCGGGTGGTCCGGGCTGGAGCTGCCCTCATGGATGGAACACAGGCGCAGGATACGGGGAGTCACGGAAACGGTCCTTTCAACAGTGGGCGAAGGCGTCCGGCGGGAACTCTCTAGTAGGAACGGACCAGTCCGCCGTCACACCGGATCTGCTCCCCGGTGACGTAGGACGCGGTGGTTCCGGCGAGGAAAGTGACGACGGCGGCAAACTCCTCGGGGCGCCCGTACCGTCCGGCGGGAATCGAGGCTTCGGAAGCTGCGCGGACCTCTTCGGGGGTTTGCCCGGCCCGCGCCGCGGCGGCGGAATCCAGGGAGGCAACGCGGTCTGTATCTATCCGGCCGGGAAGCACCATGTTGACTGTCACCCCTTCAGCGGCAACTTCAGCCGCCAGGGTTTTCAGGTAACCGGCAAGGCCGGCCCGGGCCATGTTGGACAGGGCGAGGTTGGGCAGCGGCTGCTGAACTCCGGAGGAGCCCACCGCGATAATCCGCCCCCAGCCGCGGCGGCGCATGCCGGGCAGGACCAGGGAGGTGAGCCGCAGCTGCTGGAGGAGCAGCTGGTTCACGGCCGCGGCTGCCTGCTCGGCCGTCAGATCCGCGGCCACACCGGGCGGCGGACCGCCGCTGTTCAGCACCAGCACGTCAACCGGCCCAAACGCCTCCTCCGCCAGCCGGACCAGCTCCTCCGGGGCACCGCCGTCGTTCAGATCCACCGTCACGCCGACGGCGGATGCCAGGCGGGCAGCCTCCGCCTCCACAACGTCCCTCCTGCGGGCGGCGAGCACCACGTTGGCACCCTCCTCGCTGAGTGCGCGGGCAACGGCCAGGCCGATGCCGGAACTGGATCCCGGAATGAGCACATTCTTGCCTTTCAACCCAATGTCCATCAGGCGACCTCCATTCGAACTGCTGCGAGTTGGGCTTCAATGAGATCGGACAGTTCCGGCGGAAGGGACGGTGCCGGCGGACGGACGGACGCTTCGGCAATAATGCCCCGCCGCCGCAGCACCTCCTTGCGCAGGGCCAGGCCAACACCGGGCTGGGCTTCGAAATTGGCTAGCGGCAGCCAGGGCGCGAAGGCTGCCCGCGCCTCGTGGAATCCCCCCTTGCGAAAGCCGTCCAGCGCGGCGAGAAGCCCTTCCGGGTGCGAGAATCCGGTCATTGCTCCGGCGGCTCCCGCTGCCAGTTCATCAAGCAGTCCCACTCCGCCCAGGCCTCCGAAGACCGGAATCCGGGTTCCGCGGGTGAGCCTTGCGATGGCAAGGGCCGTGGGAGGAGCCTCTGACTTCACTGCCGTAATGAACGGGCAGCGTTCGACGACGGCGAGGATCTGCTCGGCACTGATATGCACCGAAGACGCCACTGGATAATCCTGCAGCACAATTCCGGCACCGGTAGCCTCGTGGATAGCGCTCAGATGGGCGGCGAGGACCTCGGGGACCGGGCTGTTGATCTGCACCATCAAAGCGGCAAGGCTGCTGCCGGCGGCCCGGGAGGCGGCAACAGCCTGTTCAAGCGCCGGAGCAGTGCTGCGTGCGGAGATTCCCACCACCAGGGGGCATGTCCCGGCGTCCCGGGCAACGGAGCGCACGGCTAGTTCCTGCTCCTCGGAACTCAGTGCGGCACCCTCGCCAAAGACACCCAGCACCACCATTCCGGCAGCGTTCAGACCCGTGTACAGCTGGACTTCCCGGCGCAGGGATTCAGTGTCCACAGCCAGCGCGGGACCGTAAAAAGGCGTGGCCAGTACGCCCCAGAGTCCGGGAGCCAGCGGGGATACGGACGTGGTCATGAGGCGTCCTTTCGCGTTTTCACGGCAGATCCGGCACTCACGGCGTTTCAGTGGCGGCCGGCGGGACGGGTGAGGGTGCCCGGTGGCTGCCTCGGCGGACGACGGCGGCGGGCGGAGCGGAACTTCTGTCCGGCAGTTGATCGGGGGTGTCCCCTGCGCGCCTGCGCAGGCCGACCAAATGCACCAGGACGCCCGCAGCAATAATGCCCAGACCAATACCGATATACATCGGTTCCATAATCAGCATCGGCAATGAACCAATGCCCAGCAGAACCCGTTCGGGCCAGCGGGCCAGCCCAACGAGCCATCCTCCGGTCGCCACGGCCAGAGCAGCAACGGCCACCAGGGAGACGGCCAGCGCGAGGATAACGGTGGCCGGCCCTCCCTGCATCAGCAGGCCGATACCCGGTCCGGACATCACGAAGATGAAGGGCACCAGGAATGCGGAGAGTGTGTACCGCCAGGTCAGCCACATGGTTTGGATGGGCTTGCCGCCGGTGATCGCTGAGGCCGCGAACGGCGACAGTGCGGTGGGAGGTGAGACCTCGCTCAGGACGGAGTAGTAGAAAATGAACATCGCCGCGGCAAAAGCGGGAACGCCAACGTCCTGCAGCGCCGGACCGATGATGACCCAGGAAATGATGAAGCTGGCGGTCACCGGAACAGCCAGGCCAAGCAGGGTCACTGAAATCGCCGAGAAAACCGCCGTCAGCAGCAGGCTTCCGCCGGCGAAGTCCACAATGATGTTGGCCAGCTTCAGGCCCAGGCCGGTCAGCGTCATCACGCCCACGATCAGTCCGGCGGCGGCCATGACCGGAATGACGGACAGTGCGCCGGTTGCGCCTGCGGACAGGGCATCCCAGATGCGCCGCGGCGTCATCCAGGACTGCCGGTCCAGGAAGCTCAGGACAAAGGCGAGTCCGGTGGCATACACCACCGCCCGGAACGGCGTCATGCCCATCATCATGAACACGACAATCGCCACCAGCGAGCTGAAGTGGTAACCGAAGCGCAGCAGGAGCCTGCCGACGGGCTTGACCTCGAAATCGACGGCCTTGGTCTTGAACCGGCGGGCATCCATTTCGATGGCCAGGATGATGCCGAAGTAATAGAGCAGCGTCGGGATCGTGGCCCAGATCAGGACCTGCAGGTAGGACACGCCCAGCAATGCGGCAATGATGAAGGCAGCTGCTCCAAGGGTGGGCGGAGACATGATGGCACCAATACCGGCCGCTGCCAGGATGGCGCCGCCGTGTTCCTTCGGGTAACCCGCCTTGCGCAGCAGGGGCCATGAAATTCCGCCGAGTGTCACCGTGGTGGCAACTCCGGATCCGGAGACCGTGCCCAGCAGGAACCCAGCCAGGGTCACCGTCCGACCGGGACCGGATTTTGACTGGCCGAAGGCGGAGAAGGACAGGTCAATGAAGAATTTCGTGGCACCGGAGGACGCCAGCACGGCGCCGTAGATGGTGAAGAGGATGATGTACGACGCCGCCACGTCGGTGGGCACGCCAAACAGCCCCTGGGTGCCCATCACGTTGTGGCCCACCAGCCGGATCCAGCTGAAGTCCGAGGTGTTGAACGGTGCAGGCACCAGCGTTCCGAAGGACGCGTAGACGAAGAAGACCAGCACCACAAGGGGAACAAGGATGCCCACGGTCCGGCGGGAGGCTTCCAGCGTGACCAGGATGGCGATGATTCCCATGACCAGGTCCAGGTAGGTGGGCGTGATGGCCCGGCGGAAGAATCCGTCCCAGTTGAAGGCGATGTAGACGAACGGCACCAGCGCTATAACCGCGAGCAGCCAGTCTGCAACCTGCGGGTTGTCGGCCTTTCCTTTCGCCTTGGCCTTTTCCGAGCGCCCCCATCCCCGGTAGACGAGAAAGGTCATCGCCAGTCCCAGGCCCAGGAACATGGGCAGGTAGAACTGGGTGGGCATGGGCCTGAAAACCCAGTACAGGGCAAACAGGGACAAGCCGGCGCCGAACGCCTTGATCACCGAGGCGGGGAGTCCGCTGAGCTGGCGGGCCGGTTTCTCGGCCTCGAATTCGGCGATCAGGGCGTCTTCGTCAATGATGCTCTCGCGCTCGAGCGGGCTGACGACCTCGTCGCCCGCTTTGCCCAGCTGTTCCGATCTGAGCAGCGGATCTGATGCAGTGGGCGATTCGGAGCTTCCGGCGGCACCCTGGGCCGAAGCTTTGACGGCGCCGCTGCCGCGGGGTCGCTTGATCATTGATTCTCCTTGAGTTCCAGCGTCACGAAGGGATCGCCGTCGTCCACCAGCGTCCACAGTTCCAGCGGCGGCGCCCCGTCCGCATGGACGGTGCGCTGTCCCAGGTCGGTGGCCGCCAGGGACAACCGCGTGAAGGCGGCGGGCCGGGCCGGATCCGGGTCAGCAACCCACTGTCTTCTGTCCGGCGGTTCCGCCGCCACGGGGGCACCGGGCACCGCATAGTATTCCTCCAGCACCGCCATCTGGTCCGCTGCGAGCTGCACCAGCAGATAGCTGGCGTCGGGCCTGACCTCGTAGCGTTCTTCGGCCACGGTGCCGTAAATCGAGTTCCGGTAGCTGACGGCGAAGGAATCCCCGTGAAGGGGAACTTCCGCCAGCCGGCCGCTGTCATTGCTGACGCTCAGCGTCCATTCGACGGATTGCTGCTGGGGCCCGGCGGCCCCGGCAACGCCGGCCAGTCCGGCAGCCGCCGCAACTCCCAGCATCACGACGACGGTGGCCAGCCGGCGCATGAGGGCTAGCTTCCCGCCTGGTCGAAGTAGGTCGCCGCTCCCGGACAGGTGTCTACGTAGGAAACGTCACCGGCTGTGGCGGCGTCCATTTCTTTGGCCGAGGGATGCACTTTTTCGAGTTGCTCAACGTTGTCGAAGAGCGCAGCGGCAATGTCCTGCTGCAGCTGCTCGTCCATCTTGGGGCTGGCAATCAACAGGTTGGGCGAGGCGATGGCCTGGACGGCTTCGGTCTGGCCCTCATAGGTGTTGGCCGGGATTTCTTCGGCCAGGTAGTACTCGCCGTAGGTTCCCGCCATGGATTCTGCATACTGCCCGATGGGAAGCAGGACCATATCGCCGTCGCTGGCCAGGTCGATCAGCGCACCGGTGGGCAGTCCGCCGGACCAGAATCCGGCGTCGATGGTTCCGTCCCGCAGGGCTGCCACCGTTTCCGCAACGCCCAGCTGGCGCCGTTCCACGCTGTCCGGGTCAACGCCGGCAGCCTCGAGGATCCGCAGTGCACCAACTTCAGTGGCTGATCCCGGAGCTCCCACTGAAACAACCTTGCCGACAAGCTGCTCCGCGCTGGTAATACCCGTGCCGTCAAC
This genomic interval from Arthrobacter sunyaminii contains the following:
- a CDS encoding MFS transporter, with protein sequence MSSSIAGAPAAGKMSREERKVLAGTLVGTTIEWYDFFIYAQAAGLVLATLYFGPVSEGPMGQVVSFATIGISFLFRPLGAVVAGHLGDKLGRKKMLVFTLLMMGASTALIGLVPTYAQIGVAAPILLVLLRILQGFSAGGEWGGAALLSVEHAPVNKRGLFGAYPQIGVPIGMILATFVMYVLSTSLTEEQFLSWGWRIPFLFSVVLIGVGYFIRRSVDESPIFLEIQERKKESSAPLAQLFKHNTREVVLSALIFIANNAAGYLVIAFFASYATGKADDGGLGMHRPSVLLATTLGSFGWLIFTMYGGILSDRIGRIRTFQIGYAWVFLWAVPMFLLIDTANIVLFAVAIFVLTIGLGLSYGPQSALYAEMFPARVRYSGVSIGYALGAILGGAFAPTIAQMLLNETGWSPSIGIYIMVLCVISFAAVSMVKETRGADLHVDEVHKSKR
- a CDS encoding glycosyltransferase codes for the protein MVRPVLAEAGYILPLKWNDGGDLASLCRYLKELSQWISVLVVDGSPAPQFSLHAKVFPAAVRHCRPHPLGLANGKVEGVLTGVQLSAFEYLVIADDDVRYTRESLERVVALLENADAVRPQNYFADAKPWHARWDTARTLINRALGSDYPGTLAIRKSTLHAAGGYSGDVLFENLELLRTIRAAGGREIRADDLFVARICCSTRHFWGQRVRQAYDDFAQPGRLAAEAALLPLLLMLRKEPARLAMVAAISVMTAEVGRRRAGGVRVFKADAALWAPLWVAERAVSIWLAVGWRLTGGVPYAGKRLLIAGHSQRRLRKII
- a CDS encoding manganese catalase family protein, which translates into the protein MFFHKQELQFKSTPDKPDAVYARKLQEVLGGQYGEITVALQYEFQAWNTHIPGKYRDLLFGIGAEEMGHVEMLAVMIAQLLEKAPLGITEDAVQNDPTVAAVVGGMDVQHAIVAGAGARPVDSNGNPWQGSYITASGNLLADFTANANAEMQGRLAVARLYHMTDDHGVRDLLSFLLARDTMHQNQWLAAARELQAEGAESLPVPSNFPIKKEERSVSYQYLNFSDGKTASEGSWASGPTPDGHGEFTYHDGPTTSAPMPPPTRVDARYYGTTDLPNVVEKVAGSVQDKLHKE
- the lhgO gene encoding L-2-hydroxyglutarate oxidase, producing the protein MAQGPNHAVIAGAGIVGLATALELARRGNRVTVLDKESSVAAHQTGNNSGVIHSGLYYTPGSLKAALGAAGASSMRGFAETHGVDVRITGKLVVATRESQLPALKELLRRGMENGVPCRLIGPEEARGYEPNVQSLAALRVESTGIVDYRGVCAALVRLIREAGGEIHLNAEVSAVHSDACGVTVETDAGTFRGHQFVNCAGLHSDRVARLAGIRPDVRIIPFRGEYFELTPQAQHLVNGLIYPVPDPAFPFLGVHLTKMTTGSVHAGPNAVFALAREGYTWLTVNPRDVLDSAAWPGLWKLGAKFWRVGLSETTRSLSRKRFLAGLRELVPALPDDCLVPAHAGVRAQAMRRDGTLVDDFLYERAPRQIHVLNAPSPAATAALEIGRLIANELTGIQ
- a CDS encoding fumarylacetoacetate hydrolase family protein, with amino-acid sequence MTPRILRLCSIHEGSSSPDHPVEAPAVVHPRRGTALVRDLLPGFTGDLLAVLTNGLLGDLEDAAEKADDAVFTNPGSVTYGAPYRHPRLIWGIGLNYLEHASDLAEVVPDEPASFIKGDHTVIGPGEAIPVPEQSIRTTTEAEVGVVIGRYCRNVEPEDALSYAAGLVPVLDQTAEDILERNPRFLTRAKNFPGFFSFGPQIVPLAEAVGEGTLGDLVVSTVVNGEQRRTNTVSHMRYDPAFLISFHSKVMPLFPGDIISTGTPGAVHIRAGDTAQCRISGIPGLINPVTGFGGS
- a CDS encoding SDR family oxidoreductase; its protein translation is MDIGLKGKNVLIPGSSSGIGLAVARALSEEGANVVLAARRRDVVEAEAARLASAVGVTVDLNDGGAPEELVRLAEEAFGPVDVLVLNSGGPPPGVAADLTAEQAAAAVNQLLLQQLRLTSLVLPGMRRRGWGRIIAVGSSGVQQPLPNLALSNMARAGLAGYLKTLAAEVAAEGVTVNMVLPGRIDTDRVASLDSAAAARAGQTPEEVRAASEASIPAGRYGRPEEFAAVVTFLAGTTASYVTGEQIRCDGGLVRSY
- a CDS encoding dihydrodipicolinate synthase family protein, producing the protein MTTSVSPLAPGLWGVLATPFYGPALAVDTESLRREVQLYTGLNAAGMVVLGVFGEGAALSSEEQELAVRSVARDAGTCPLVVGISARSTAPALEQAVAASRAAGSSLAALMVQINSPVPEVLAAHLSAIHEATGAGIVLQDYPVASSVHISAEQILAVVERCPFITAVKSEAPPTALAIARLTRGTRIPVFGGLGGVGLLDELAAGAAGAMTGFSHPEGLLAALDGFRKGGFHEARAAFAPWLPLANFEAQPGVGLALRKEVLRRRGIIAEASVRPPAPSLPPELSDLIEAQLAAVRMEVA
- a CDS encoding TRAP transporter permease, with the translated sequence MIKRPRGSGAVKASAQGAAGSSESPTASDPLLRSEQLGKAGDEVVSPLERESIIDEDALIAEFEAEKPARQLSGLPASVIKAFGAGLSLFALYWVFRPMPTQFYLPMFLGLGLAMTFLVYRGWGRSEKAKAKGKADNPQVADWLLAVIALVPFVYIAFNWDGFFRRAITPTYLDLVMGIIAILVTLEASRRTVGILVPLVVLVFFVYASFGTLVPAPFNTSDFSWIRLVGHNVMGTQGLFGVPTDVAASYIILFTIYGAVLASSGATKFFIDLSFSAFGQSKSGPGRTVTLAGFLLGTVSGSGVATTVTLGGISWPLLRKAGYPKEHGGAILAAAGIGAIMSPPTLGAAAFIIAALLGVSYLQVLIWATIPTLLYYFGIILAIEMDARRFKTKAVDFEVKPVGRLLLRFGYHFSSLVAIVVFMMMGMTPFRAVVYATGLAFVLSFLDRQSWMTPRRIWDALSAGATGALSVIPVMAAAGLIVGVMTLTGLGLKLANIIVDFAGGSLLLTAVFSAISVTLLGLAVPVTASFIISWVIIGPALQDVGVPAFAAAMFIFYYSVLSEVSPPTALSPFAASAITGGKPIQTMWLTWRYTLSAFLVPFIFVMSGPGIGLLMQGGPATVILALAVSLVAVAALAVATGGWLVGLARWPERVLLGIGSLPMLIMEPMYIGIGLGIIAAGVLVHLVGLRRRAGDTPDQLPDRSSAPPAAVVRRGSHRAPSPVPPAATETP
- a CDS encoding TAXI family TRAP transporter solute-binding subunit: MPLNQRSWLRLGTAALIAPALLLSACGSPDTSGDSGAGADGGGGTLSIATGGTGGVYYPLGGGFATAIRENIEGYDATVQETNASVDNVLLIANGSAQIAFSVGDVVSDAVEGVGEFEGKPQEICSLGNIYNNYLQAVTVDGTGITSAEQLVGKVVSVGAPGSATEVGALRILEAAGVDPDSVERRQLGVAETVAALRDGTIDAGFWSGGLPTGALIDLASDGDMVLLPIGQYAESMAGTYGEYYLAEEIPANTYEGQTEAVQAIASPNLLIASPKMDEQLQQDIAAALFDNVEQLEKVHPSAKEMDAATAGDVSYVDTCPGAATYFDQAGS